The stretch of DNA TCATGGCGAGTTCTCCTTCTTCCTTGCTACACGGAGTTGCGATCCTTGCTCTCATATGCTGCTCCTTGTCATGCTCGGCGGCGGCCGGAGGTAATTCATTTACTAAACTCGCAGCATCATAGATGCATCTTCTAGATTATTCATGTGAGTGGCAATGATGGATGGTTCATTATTATGCTTGCATGCAGATGTAGTTGCTCTCGACGGACGTCGTAATCAGTGGAAACCTCCGCCGACTCCGTTGCCAGGGAAGCAGCATACTCCGGTGAGTCCAGTCCCAACTCCGGCGACTCCGGTGCCAGGGAGACCGGTGACTCCAAATCCTCCAGTCTCTGTTCCTCCTCCACCGTCAACGCCCGTGCGCAGATACCCGGTGACCCCAAGTCCTTCAACCCCTATTTGTGTGCCGCGGCCTCCCCCGGTGCAGCGGGAGGTGTCGGCTCTTTCGCCGCACCGCAAGACCCTACAGAAGGCTGTTAAGAACGTGCTTTAATTAAGAAAGCACCAAATGCTACCGCTCAGACATATTTTCTATGTTATAGTACAAGAGGATTGTGTTGCTAATTAATTAAGGTAATAGATAATATGATATcagtgtagtactccctccgttccatagtATAAGATGTTTTGACACTAGTATAGTGTAAGAAAGTTCTTATATTAGGGACCAAGGGATTAGTATTTACATACAGATTTTGTTTGGTGTACTGGTCATGAGTCATCTGAAGCTTCATTTCGCCAGCCCATGCAGCGCTGTGCATGCATGGCGACTATTCGTTTCTTCTATTTTTCTCGAACATTATGTTTTCATgcagagagagagtgagagagaggaGACTGGAGAGACACACACTGAGCGAGAGAAAGAAACAAGATTATATGAAAGGGGATGTCTCTAATAGAAGGACAAGGACTAACAAATTACTCAGACTACCCATACTGGAAGTAATACAGATGGTAACATCACACTTATCTAGACAAAATAGATGACATGAAAAGTAATTAAGGATGAAGCTGGGACATGTAGTAAAATAGTTAGTTATTTATactatgagtaacatcacacat from Triticum urartu cultivar G1812 chromosome 3, Tu2.1, whole genome shotgun sequence encodes:
- the LOC125547523 gene encoding vegetative cell wall protein gp1-like, with translation MASSPSSLLHGVAILALICCSLSCSAAAGDVVALDGRRNQWKPPPTPLPGKQHTPVSPVPTPATPVPGRPVTPNPPVSVPPPPSTPVRRYPVTPSPSTPICVPRPPPVQREVSALSPHRKTLQKAVKNVL